AGGCGGGCGGGCAAACGTCGGTCACGAGGGTGCCGGTCAGTCGCCCGGCAGCGCCGCCGGCTGATCGCTGAGCGAGCGCAAAAAGGCGATCACGGCCGCCCGCTGAGCCGCGTCGGCGAGGCCGGGAAAGGTCATCTTGCCGCCCGGCAGGAAAAGCTTGGGCTTGGTCAGGTAGGCGTCCAGGTCGGCATAGCTCCAGTCGCCGCCGGCATCGCGCAGCGCCGACGAATAGCGGTAGCCCTCGCGCCCCGCCTTGGCCTGGCCCACGGTATTCCAAAGGTTGGGTCCGACCTTGTTCTTGCCGCCCTTGTCGAAGCTGTGGCAGGCGGCGCATTTCTTGGAAAGCTTCCGCCCCTGGGCGACATCGGCGGCGGCCAGCAGCGAGCCCAGGCTGGGCGCCGCCGGTTCGGCTTTCTCGGCCTCGGCCTCGTCGGTGGCGGCGCCTTCGGCCGGCGGCGGAAAGACGGTCTTTTCCAGGTCAGCCGG
This DNA window, taken from Alphaproteobacteria bacterium, encodes the following:
- a CDS encoding cytochrome c family protein is translated as MDLFELNKYVGGTLAAILVVIVVSLLGDAAVAPADLEKTVFPPPAEGAATDEAEAEKAEPAAPSLGSLLAAADVAQGRKLSKKCAACHSFDKGGKNKVGPNLWNTVGQAKAGREGYRYSSALRDAGGDWSYADLDAYLTKPKLFLPGGKMTFPGLADAAQRAAVIAFLRSLSDQPAALPGD